A stretch of Candidatus Methylomirabilota bacterium DNA encodes these proteins:
- a CDS encoding NADH-quinone oxidoreductase subunit M, which yields MTPGLLTAVTFLPAAGGLVLAFVPRRRQTLLRGGALTVALATFVLSVPLYLAFDGASADHQFVEHLPWIPTLGVGYHLGLDGISLLLVLLTTFITPLALGSAWRAIDDRVKEFVVTMLVLETGMVGVFVSLDLFLFYVFWEAMLIPMYVIIGVWGGAERIYAAVKFVLYTMAGSLLMLVAILVLYFQHGAATGTYTFDVPTLARWVVPPGPTQNLMFAAFALAFAIKVPLFPFHTWLPDAHVEAPTAGSVILAAVLLKMGTYGFLRFCLPFFPDASLTFGPLMFALAVVGIVYGAWVSTVQPDLKKLVAYSSVSHLGFVVLGIFTLNVQGMTGGLIQMVNHGLSTGALFLLVGMIYERRHTRRIADFGGLWQVMPALSAVFLVAALSSLGLPGLNGFVGEFLVLVGAFQVNRLLAAVATTGIIFAAVYLLWMYQRVFFGEVQHEDNRRLPDLDRREWALLAPVVVLIVWIGVYPLTFTGPTEASLKALIAQVESKTGGTRAAASR from the coding sequence ATGACGCCGGGGCTCCTGACGGCGGTGACGTTCCTTCCGGCCGCGGGCGGGCTCGTCCTGGCCTTCGTCCCGCGTCGACGGCAAACCCTGCTGCGCGGCGGGGCCCTGACCGTAGCCCTGGCCACCTTCGTGCTGTCGGTGCCGCTGTACCTCGCCTTCGACGGGGCGTCCGCCGACCACCAGTTCGTGGAGCACCTGCCGTGGATTCCCACGCTGGGCGTCGGCTACCACCTGGGCCTCGATGGCATCAGCCTCCTCCTCGTGCTCTTGACGACGTTCATCACCCCGCTGGCCCTGGGCTCCGCCTGGCGCGCCATCGACGACCGGGTCAAGGAGTTCGTGGTCACCATGCTGGTGCTGGAGACGGGGATGGTGGGCGTCTTCGTGAGCCTCGACCTGTTCCTCTTCTACGTGTTCTGGGAAGCCATGCTCATCCCCATGTACGTGATCATCGGCGTCTGGGGCGGCGCCGAGCGCATCTACGCGGCCGTCAAGTTCGTGCTGTACACGATGGCCGGGTCGCTCCTGATGCTGGTGGCGATCCTGGTCCTCTACTTCCAGCACGGCGCCGCCACCGGCACGTACACCTTCGACGTTCCCACCCTGGCCCGGTGGGTCGTCCCGCCCGGGCCGACCCAGAACCTCATGTTCGCGGCCTTCGCCCTGGCCTTCGCGATCAAGGTCCCTCTGTTCCCGTTCCACACCTGGCTGCCCGACGCCCATGTGGAGGCCCCCACGGCCGGATCCGTCATCCTGGCCGCGGTCCTGCTCAAGATGGGGACGTACGGCTTCTTGCGCTTCTGCCTGCCCTTCTTCCCGGACGCCAGCCTGACCTTCGGTCCGCTGATGTTCGCGCTGGCCGTCGTTGGCATCGTCTACGGCGCCTGGGTGTCCACCGTCCAGCCCGACCTCAAGAAGCTCGTCGCGTACTCGAGCGTCAGCCACCTGGGCTTCGTCGTGCTGGGCATCTTCACGCTCAACGTGCAGGGCATGACGGGCGGCCTGATCCAGATGGTCAACCACGGACTGTCCACGGGGGCGCTGTTCCTGCTGGTCGGCATGATCTACGAGCGCCGCCACACGCGCCGCATCGCCGACTTCGGCGGCCTGTGGCAGGTGATGCCGGCGCTGTCCGCGGTGTTCCTGGTCGCCGCGCTGTCCTCCCTGGGGCTGCCCGGCCTCAACGGGTTCGTGGGCGAGTTCCTCGTCCTGGTCGGCGCCTTTCAGGTCAACCGGCTGCTCGCGGCGGTGGCTACCACGGGCATCATCTTCGCCGCCGTCTATCTGCTGTGGATGTACCAGCGGGTCTTCTTCGGCGAAGTCCAGCACGAGGACAACCGCCGGCTCCCCGACCTCGACCGGCGCGAGTGGGCCCTCCTGGCGCCCGTGGTGGTGCTGATCGTTTGGATCGGCGTCTATCCATTGACGTTCACCGGGCCCACCGAGGCCTCGCTGAAGGCGCTCATCGCCCAGGTGGAGTCCAAGACCGGCGGGACCCGCGCCGCCGCGAGTCGATGA
- the glpK gene encoding glycerol kinase GlpK, translating to MTRPYVLALDQGTSGSTALIVDPEGRVRARGYAELPQHFPQPGWVEHDPAEIWETTQLAAQAALKTAGVAGREVGAVGITNQRETTLLWERASGTPVHRAIVWQCRRTAEMCDRLRRDGHEARVRRTTGLVLDAYFSGTKLRWLLDHVPGARPRAERGDLAFGTVDSWLLWKLTGGGVHATDVSNASRTLLFDLGKVDWSPEMLGVLGVPASVLPRVQSSVGSFGESVELGWLPRGVPITGIAGDQQAALFGQACYQPGMAKNTYGTGGFVLLNTGDAPVASGHGLVTTIAWRIGSTTTYALEGSIFIAGAAVQWLRDGLGVIRTAAESEALAGSVADTGGVYFVPAFVGLGAPYWDMYARGTVVGLTRGTTAAHLVRAALEAIAYQSRDVLEVMAADAGFPARQLRVDGGAAANDFLCQFQADILGIPVLRPAVVETTGLGAAYLAGLGAGLWSSLDALAGRTTIARTFAPAMDAAARAERYEGWRRAVERARAWARAQD from the coding sequence ATGACGCGGCCCTACGTGCTGGCCCTCGACCAGGGCACATCCGGCTCGACGGCGCTGATCGTCGATCCCGAGGGTCGGGTGCGGGCCCGCGGCTACGCGGAGCTCCCTCAGCACTTTCCCCAACCCGGGTGGGTCGAGCACGATCCCGCCGAGATCTGGGAGACGACCCAGCTGGCGGCCCAGGCCGCTCTCAAGACCGCCGGCGTCGCCGGCCGTGAGGTGGGGGCGGTCGGGATCACCAACCAGCGGGAGACGACGCTGCTGTGGGAGCGGGCGAGCGGCACGCCGGTGCACCGGGCGATCGTGTGGCAGTGCCGGCGCACGGCCGAGATGTGCGATCGTCTCCGCCGAGACGGTCACGAGGCACGCGTCCGCCGGACCACCGGCCTCGTCCTGGATGCCTATTTCTCCGGCACCAAGCTGCGCTGGCTGCTGGACCACGTGCCGGGAGCGCGGCCGCGGGCCGAGCGCGGCGACCTGGCCTTCGGCACCGTGGACAGCTGGCTGCTCTGGAAGCTCACCGGAGGCGGGGTCCACGCCACCGACGTGAGCAATGCGTCTCGAACGCTCCTGTTCGATCTGGGCAAGGTCGACTGGAGTCCGGAGATGCTCGGCGTGCTCGGCGTGCCGGCGTCGGTCCTGCCCCGGGTGCAGTCGTCGGTGGGGAGCTTCGGCGAGAGCGTCGAGCTCGGGTGGCTTCCCCGAGGGGTGCCCATCACCGGCATCGCCGGCGACCAGCAGGCCGCGCTCTTCGGCCAGGCCTGCTACCAGCCGGGCATGGCCAAGAACACCTACGGCACGGGGGGCTTCGTGCTGCTCAACACCGGTGACGCGCCGGTGGCATCCGGGCACGGGCTGGTCACGACGATCGCGTGGCGCATCGGGTCGACGACGACGTATGCTCTCGAGGGCAGCATCTTCATCGCCGGGGCCGCCGTGCAGTGGCTCCGCGACGGGCTCGGGGTGATCCGCACGGCAGCCGAGAGCGAGGCGCTGGCCGGATCGGTGGCTGACACCGGTGGCGTGTACTTCGTCCCGGCCTTCGTCGGCCTGGGCGCGCCCTACTGGGACATGTACGCGCGGGGCACCGTGGTGGGCTTGACGCGTGGCACGACGGCCGCCCACCTGGTGCGGGCGGCGCTGGAGGCGATCGCCTACCAGAGCCGCGACGTGCTGGAGGTGATGGCGGCCGACGCCGGGTTCCCGGCTCGCCAGCTGCGGGTGGACGGCGGGGCGGCGGCCAACGATTTCCTCTGTCAATTTCAGGCGGACATTCTGGGCATTCCCGTGCTGCGGCCGGCGGTCGTCGAGACCACGGGACTCGGCGCCGCCTACCTGGCCGGCCTGGGCGCCGGCCTCTGGAGCTCGCTCGACGCGCTGGCCGGGCGGACGACGATCGCGCGCACGTTCGCCCCCGCGATGGATGCGGCCGCGCGGGCCGAGCGCTACGAAGGCTGGCGGCGAGCCGTGGAGCGGGCGCGGGCCTGGGCGCGTGCCCAAGACTAG
- a CDS encoding glycerophosphodiester phosphodiesterase family protein: protein MMSGLALFGLTLGSALLPAGGAGPRVAAHRGGALLWLENSLAAYRNALALGVDDVETDVHLTADGEVVVLHDATLDRTTSGTGAVGRTRRADLLQWRLRAPDGSLTEEPIPALGDLLEIVAPSRAGLLLEIKVDERGRRYPGIEERVLALLGEHGLARRTLIMAFEPATLRRVRDLDATVRTVLLVERGGVGCERVAPGATVARAVDLGAAAVGVDHRLIDVAMATAARRARLLLAAWTVNAEADLRRAIGLGVDIVISDRPDLALRVVGR, encoded by the coding sequence ATGATGAGCGGGCTCGCCCTGTTCGGTCTGACGCTGGGGTCCGCGCTCCTGCCCGCGGGCGGGGCCGGCCCCCGGGTGGCGGCTCACCGGGGCGGCGCCCTCCTGTGGTTGGAGAACAGCCTGGCCGCCTATCGCAACGCGCTCGCCCTGGGGGTCGACGACGTCGAGACCGACGTGCACCTGACCGCTGACGGCGAAGTCGTGGTGCTGCACGACGCCACCCTGGACCGCACGACCAGCGGTACGGGAGCAGTCGGCCGGACCCGCCGCGCGGATCTCCTGCAGTGGCGGCTCCGGGCCCCGGACGGAAGCCTGACCGAGGAGCCCATCCCCGCCCTTGGCGATCTCCTCGAGATCGTGGCCCCGAGCCGGGCCGGCCTCTTGCTGGAAATCAAAGTCGACGAGCGCGGCCGGCGGTATCCGGGTATCGAGGAGCGCGTGCTGGCCCTCCTCGGCGAGCACGGGCTCGCCCGGCGAACCCTGATCATGGCCTTCGAGCCGGCGACCCTGCGCCGCGTGCGCGACCTGGACGCGACGGTGCGCACGGTGCTCCTCGTCGAGCGGGGCGGGGTCGGGTGTGAGCGGGTCGCTCCGGGGGCGACGGTCGCCCGGGCCGTCGACCTGGGCGCGGCCGCCGTCGGCGTCGACCACCGGCTCATCGATGTCGCGATGGCGACGGCGGCTCGGCGGGCTCGCTTGCTGCTGGCCGCGTGGACGGTGAATGCGGAGGCCGATCTCCGCCGGGCCATCGGACTGGGGGTGGACATCGTCATCAGCGATCGACCCGACCTGGCTCTGCGCGTGGTCGGCCGATGA
- a CDS encoding extracellular solute-binding protein has translation MRRFGMLVLAVLLVLGAVSAAVSAPIEDELVLITPVSKFIHDAALKAFADYARQTWNVNVKVNAIPAGTPIAYGRIVEWKGRPEADIFWGGESALFEKLVEQKLLQKVGIGREAWDSIPASIGKPKPVPLKDKDGYWVGTALEPYGLVYHPRRLQRLGVPEPKDWEDLLHPKLRGEVAQCAPTRSSSSNATYEVMLSMLGEEKGWAWLKRLAANTGHFTARSRDVPSVVAKGEYAAGFAVPSYMAFEERLAGFDIKFVAPKNAFVTPEPMAILAGARHPQAARAFVEFLLTERGQKVFMERGLFPITPRFRVQGPPGSTAEKAVEFTGGVRSYFDGEVANVYDEAVAAKRSETLKQRFRAEIEAVWKKP, from the coding sequence ATGCGACGATTCGGGATGCTCGTGCTCGCGGTGTTGCTGGTGCTCGGGGCCGTCTCGGCGGCGGTGTCTGCTCCCATCGAGGACGAGCTCGTGCTCATCACCCCGGTGTCGAAGTTCATCCACGACGCCGCCCTCAAGGCCTTCGCCGACTACGCCCGGCAGACCTGGAACGTCAACGTGAAGGTCAACGCGATTCCGGCCGGCACGCCGATCGCCTACGGACGCATCGTCGAGTGGAAGGGCCGGCCGGAGGCCGACATCTTCTGGGGCGGCGAATCGGCGCTCTTCGAGAAGCTGGTCGAGCAGAAGCTGCTCCAGAAGGTCGGGATCGGGCGCGAGGCCTGGGACTCCATCCCGGCCTCGATCGGCAAGCCCAAGCCCGTCCCCCTCAAGGACAAGGACGGCTACTGGGTGGGCACCGCCCTCGAGCCGTACGGGCTGGTCTACCATCCTCGGCGGCTGCAGCGGCTGGGTGTCCCCGAGCCCAAGGACTGGGAGGATCTCCTGCATCCCAAGCTCCGCGGTGAAGTGGCCCAGTGCGCCCCCACCCGCTCCTCGTCGTCGAATGCGACCTACGAGGTGATGCTCTCCATGCTGGGTGAGGAGAAAGGCTGGGCCTGGCTCAAGCGCCTGGCCGCCAACACCGGGCACTTCACCGCGCGCAGTCGTGACGTGCCGAGCGTGGTGGCCAAAGGCGAGTACGCGGCGGGCTTCGCCGTGCCTTCGTACATGGCGTTCGAGGAACGACTGGCCGGCTTCGACATCAAGTTCGTGGCTCCCAAGAACGCCTTCGTCACGCCCGAACCCATGGCGATCCTGGCCGGCGCCCGTCATCCCCAGGCGGCCCGCGCTTTCGTCGAGTTCCTGCTCACCGAGCGCGGCCAGAAGGTCTTCATGGAGCGCGGTCTGTTCCCCATCACGCCCCGCTTCCGCGTCCAGGGACCGCCCGGGTCCACGGCGGAGAAGGCCGTGGAATTCACCGGCGGTGTGCGGTCGTACTTCGACGGCGAGGTCGCCAACGTCTATGACGAGGCGGTGGCGGCCAAGCGATCGGAGACGCTCAAGCAGCGGTTCCGGGCCGAGATCGAGGCGGTGTGGAAGAAGCCCTGA
- a CDS encoding glycerol-3-phosphate dehydrogenase/oxidase, with protein sequence MARAIELTDGDYDVIILGGGVAGAGAARDLALRGVSVALLDKGDFASGTTSRSSKLIHGGLRYLELFDFGLVRESLRERETLRRLAPHLVRPLPFLVPVYRESSRSVIKVRIGLRLYDWLAPRRGRERSRVLAPVDALSLEPALRARDLKGAGYYFDDLLLFPERLCLENILSACRHGARAFNYAEAEEFLRDRHGGLVAVKARDLLTDRMVTLRGKVIVNATGPWVDLIRQRAGITERGARIVRRTKGIHCLLPRLSERAIYQSTSDDRMIFVIPWRDFSLVGTTDTDFDGDLDRLAATRQEVEYLLGEVRKTVPDHRVSPEQVAYTYAGVRPLSWEEGGRASDVSRVHRIVPEAAGTLLSITGTKLTCYRSLAAELGDRVLRTLERSVAGRTDRLMLDGVDGEVGRVETRTWLDVTPEMAASGLGRETLEVLVATYGRGYRRVMELAGKVPGGAELLCPQNPEIVAQLHTAVHDELAASLQDVLLRRTGIGTSRCQGLDCAEAIARRMAQLAGWTPRRLQAELDAYHAHVARARRFRD encoded by the coding sequence ATGGCGCGGGCAATCGAGCTGACCGATGGCGACTACGATGTCATCATTCTCGGCGGCGGCGTGGCCGGGGCCGGCGCCGCCCGTGACCTCGCCCTGCGCGGCGTGTCGGTGGCCCTGCTGGACAAGGGGGATTTCGCCTCCGGCACGACCTCGCGATCCTCGAAGCTGATCCACGGCGGTCTCCGCTACCTCGAGCTGTTCGACTTCGGGCTGGTGCGGGAGTCGCTCCGCGAGCGCGAAACGCTCAGGCGGCTGGCTCCCCACCTGGTGCGTCCGCTGCCCTTCCTGGTGCCGGTGTACCGAGAGTCCTCGCGCAGCGTCATCAAGGTGCGGATCGGGCTGCGGCTGTACGACTGGCTGGCGCCGCGGCGCGGGCGCGAGCGCTCCCGCGTGCTGGCCCCGGTCGACGCCCTCAGTCTGGAGCCGGCGCTGCGCGCCCGCGATCTCAAAGGCGCCGGCTACTACTTCGACGATCTCCTGCTGTTTCCCGAGCGGCTCTGCCTGGAGAACATCCTGTCGGCCTGCCGTCACGGGGCCCGGGCCTTCAACTACGCCGAGGCCGAAGAGTTCCTGCGCGACCGCCACGGAGGCCTGGTGGCCGTCAAGGCGCGTGACCTCCTCACCGACCGGATGGTCACCTTGCGGGGTAAGGTGATCGTCAACGCGACGGGGCCGTGGGTGGACCTGATCCGCCAGCGGGCCGGCATCACCGAGCGCGGGGCCCGGATCGTGAGGCGGACGAAGGGAATCCACTGCTTGCTGCCGCGGCTCAGCGAGCGGGCGATCTATCAGAGCACGAGTGACGACCGCATGATCTTCGTGATTCCGTGGCGCGACTTCTCGCTGGTCGGCACCACCGACACCGACTTCGACGGCGACCTCGACAGGCTGGCCGCGACGCGGCAGGAAGTCGAGTACCTGCTCGGCGAGGTGCGCAAGACCGTGCCCGACCATCGCGTCAGTCCCGAGCAAGTGGCCTACACGTATGCCGGAGTCCGGCCGCTGTCCTGGGAGGAGGGCGGACGCGCCTCCGACGTGTCTCGGGTCCACCGGATCGTGCCGGAGGCGGCCGGCACGCTGCTGTCGATCACCGGAACCAAGCTCACCTGCTACCGGAGCCTGGCCGCGGAGCTCGGCGATCGAGTCCTCAGAACGCTGGAGCGTTCGGTCGCCGGTCGGACGGACCGCCTCATGCTCGATGGCGTGGATGGCGAGGTGGGCCGTGTGGAGACCCGGACCTGGCTCGACGTCACGCCGGAGATGGCCGCCTCCGGTCTGGGTCGCGAGACACTGGAAGTGCTGGTGGCGACCTACGGTCGCGGCTACCGGCGGGTCATGGAGCTGGCCGGTAAGGTGCCGGGCGGGGCGGAGCTGCTCTGTCCGCAGAATCCCGAGATCGTGGCCCAGCTCCACACCGCGGTGCACGACGAGCTGGCCGCTTCGCTGCAAGACGTGCTGCTCCGCCGGACCGGGATCGGTACCAGCCGCTGTCAGGGTCTCGACTGCGCCGAGGCGATCGCGCGGCGCATGGCCCAGCTGGCGGGATGGACGCCGCGGCGCCTGCAGGCCGAGCTCGACGCCTATCACGCCCACGTCGCACGCGCCCGGCGCTTCCGCGACTAG
- a CDS encoding HAD-IIA family hydrolase has product MTALFRQLPHRGWLFDLDGTVYRGDALIPGAADAILSLREAGRRVAFLSNKPLQTRADYAGKLTALGIPTRAEDVITATLVLARHLHALDPGAPVFVIGEPPLIAELAAHGFEVRRDHHVRWVVIAFDRTFDYAKLNTALQAVRRSGARLIATNPDRTCPTEDGEIPDCAGMIAAVEAVTTRVVDIVVGKPSPIILDVALAALDVPATDCVIVGDRIETDIVMGKHRGLATVLVLSGVTGGDDPRIAEVAPDAVIRSIRDLLEPWRGQSS; this is encoded by the coding sequence GTGACCGCGCTGTTCCGGCAGCTCCCCCACCGCGGCTGGCTCTTCGACCTGGACGGTACCGTGTACCGGGGCGACGCCCTCATCCCCGGCGCCGCTGACGCGATCCTGAGCCTGCGCGAGGCCGGCCGCCGCGTCGCCTTCCTCTCCAACAAGCCGCTCCAGACGCGCGCGGATTACGCCGGCAAGCTGACCGCGCTGGGCATCCCCACCCGGGCCGAGGACGTGATCACGGCCACGCTGGTGTTGGCTCGCCACCTCCACGCCCTCGATCCGGGGGCGCCGGTCTTCGTCATCGGGGAGCCGCCGCTCATCGCCGAGCTGGCGGCGCACGGCTTCGAGGTGCGCCGGGACCATCACGTGCGCTGGGTGGTGATCGCCTTCGACCGCACCTTCGACTACGCCAAGCTGAACACGGCCCTGCAGGCCGTTCGCCGCAGCGGTGCCCGGTTGATCGCCACCAATCCCGACCGCACCTGTCCCACCGAGGACGGCGAGATCCCGGACTGCGCTGGCATGATCGCCGCGGTGGAGGCCGTCACCACGCGAGTCGTCGACATCGTCGTCGGCAAGCCCTCCCCCATCATCCTGGACGTCGCGCTGGCCGCCCTGGACGTGCCGGCGACCGATTGCGTGATCGTGGGCGATCGCATCGAGACGGACATCGTGATGGGCAAGCACCGGGGGCTCGCGACCGTGCTGGTGCTGAGCGGTGTCACGGGCGGCGACGATCCCCGCATCGCCGAGGTGGCGCCGGACGCCGTGATACGATCCATTCGGGACCTTCTCGAGCCATGGCGCGGGCAATCGAGCTGA
- a CDS encoding NADH-quinone oxidoreductase subunit N → MTPIAAPPIALGTVLPTLIVLGTAVLVLLADLLPPRDRKAHLGLLALAGLIGAQLATLAVWGGRGPGFRGMIVLDNYALFFHLVVTYAAALAVLMSLDYLRRAGADSAEYYALVLFATSGMLLLASANDLIVVFLAVELMSLSLYVLAGVFKRRRDAGEASMKYFLLGVFASAFLLYGIALLYGAAGSTNFDRVAATPRTPLVLIGLGLLLVGFGFKISSVPFHMWAPDVYQGAPTSVTAFIATGSKAAVFAALIRLVVAGLRTVQADATPVFWALAALTMTVGNVVAIAQSNLKRMLAYSSVAHVGYMLVGVVAGGPSGAGAVLFYLLAYTFTTAGTFGVIALCERAGEEAVNVRDYAGLGRRHPVLALALSLFLLSLIGIPPLAGFVGKVYLFGAAVRAGFVWLAVIAVLNSALAAYYYLRVIVQMYMREPEGATAAPTPSFAGVLGLTIALVGIVLLGVVPAPFADLAAAAVAPLLR, encoded by the coding sequence ATGACCCCGATCGCCGCGCCTCCCATCGCGCTCGGCACGGTCCTGCCCACGCTCATCGTGCTGGGGACCGCCGTGCTGGTGCTGCTGGCGGATCTCCTGCCCCCCCGAGACCGCAAAGCGCACCTGGGGTTGCTGGCGCTGGCGGGCTTGATCGGCGCGCAGCTGGCGACGCTGGCGGTGTGGGGCGGCCGGGGCCCGGGCTTCCGGGGCATGATCGTCCTCGACAACTACGCCCTGTTCTTCCACCTGGTGGTGACGTATGCGGCGGCGCTGGCCGTGCTGATGTCGCTGGACTACCTGCGCCGCGCCGGCGCGGACTCGGCCGAGTACTACGCGTTGGTGCTCTTTGCGACCTCGGGCATGCTGCTCCTCGCCTCGGCCAACGACCTCATCGTGGTGTTCCTGGCCGTGGAGCTCATGTCGCTGTCCCTCTACGTGCTGGCCGGCGTCTTCAAGCGGCGGCGGGACGCCGGCGAGGCGTCGATGAAGTACTTTCTGCTGGGCGTCTTCGCCTCGGCGTTCCTGCTCTACGGCATCGCGCTCCTGTACGGGGCGGCGGGCTCCACGAACTTCGATCGCGTCGCCGCCACGCCGCGCACGCCGCTCGTCCTGATCGGCCTGGGCCTGCTGCTGGTCGGCTTCGGCTTCAAGATCTCCTCGGTGCCGTTCCACATGTGGGCGCCCGATGTCTACCAGGGGGCGCCGACCAGCGTCACCGCCTTCATCGCCACCGGCTCCAAGGCCGCGGTGTTCGCGGCCCTCATCCGGCTGGTGGTAGCCGGGCTGCGCACGGTCCAGGCCGACGCCACCCCGGTGTTCTGGGCGCTGGCCGCGCTCACCATGACGGTCGGCAACGTCGTGGCCATCGCCCAGTCCAACCTCAAGCGCATGCTGGCCTACTCCTCGGTGGCCCACGTGGGCTACATGCTGGTGGGGGTCGTGGCCGGCGGGCCGTCGGGCGCCGGCGCCGTGCTCTTCTACCTGCTCGCCTACACCTTCACCACGGCCGGCACGTTCGGCGTGATCGCCCTGTGCGAGCGGGCCGGCGAGGAGGCGGTCAACGTGCGAGACTATGCCGGGCTCGGCCGGCGACACCCCGTGCTGGCCCTGGCCCTGAGCCTGTTCCTCCTCTCGCTGATCGGCATCCCCCCGCTGGCCGGCTTCGTGGGGAAGGTCTATCTCTTCGGGGCCGCCGTCCGGGCAGGATTCGTCTGGCTCGCCGTCATTGCGGTGCTGAACTCCGCGCTGGCCGCCTACTATTACCTGCGGGTGATCGTTCAGATGTACATGCGCGAGCCCGAAGGCGCCACCGCCGCGCCGACGCCGTCGTTCGCCGGCGTGCTCGGATTGACCATCGCGCTGGTCGGCATCGTGCTGCTCGGCGTCGTCCCGGCGCCCTTCGCCGACCTCGCGGCGGCCGCGGTCGCTCCGCTGCTGCGCTAA